A part of Rhinolophus ferrumequinum isolate MPI-CBG mRhiFer1 chromosome 11, mRhiFer1_v1.p, whole genome shotgun sequence genomic DNA contains:
- the LOC117030952 gene encoding phospholipase A and acyltransferase 4-like → MDSQGKRRDGDLRVRRAETLKTHLSDVAGVELKPGDLIEIFHIGYWHWALYVGDGYVIHLAPPSEYPRAGSSSTFSALSSRAVVKRELLKDEVGACHSWVNNHSDKEYKPQPGNKIISSAKKEFGEEMEYSLLSGNCEHFVTSLKYGESRNLQCALGVVSDVLGPDVLELPHLASATSDPTKWPLHLAILCGGHYNHYHSDLRTRDVTLPGLYLPKHKKAGGSLDPLSAVRTRL, encoded by the exons ATGGACAGCCAGGGCAAGAGGCGTGATGGGGACCTGAGGGTCAGAAGGGCAGAGACGCTCAAGACTCACCTGTCTGATGTTGCTGGGGTGG AACTCAAGCCTGGTGACCTGATTGAGATTTTCCACATTGGCTATTGGCACTGGGCCCTGTATGTAGGAGATGGTTATGTGATCCATCTGGCTCCTCCAA GTGAGTACCCTAGAGCTGGCTCCTCCAGCACCTTCTCTGCTCTGAGCAGCAGAGCGGTGGTGAAAAGGGAGCTCCTGAAGGATGAGGTGGGGGCCTGCCACTCCTGGGTCAACAACCATTCGGACAAGGAGTACAAACCACAGCCCGGGAACAAGATCATCAGCTCTGCGAAGAAGGAATTTGGTGAGGAGATGGAGTACAGTCTTCTGAGCGGAAACTGTGAGCACTTTGTCACCAGTCTGAAATATGGCGAGTCCCGCAACCTGCAG TGTGCCCTGGGTGTTGTCTCAGACGTGCTGGGCCCCGATGTTCTTGAACTTCCTCACCTGGCCTCTGCCACCAGTGACCCTACTAAATGGCCTCTCCATCTGGCCATTCTCTGTGGTGGTCACTACAACCACTATCACTCTGACTTGAGAACTAGAGACGTCACCCTCCCTGGGCTGTACCTTCCCAAGCATAAGAAAGCTGGTGGGTCCCTTGATCCCCTCAGTGCAGTAAGGACCAGGCTGTAA
- the LOC117030140 gene encoding phospholipase A and acyltransferase 3 — protein sequence MRAPIPEPQLGDLIEIFRPIYRHWAIYVGDGYVIHLAPPSEIAGAGAASIMSALTDKAIVKKELLCDVAGRDKYHVNNKHDGKYPPLPPSKIVQRAEELVGQEMLYKLTSENCEHFVNDLRYGVPRSDQVRDTVMAVGIAGVGLAVMGLIGVISSRNKRQKQ from the exons ATGCGCGCGCCCATT CCAGAGCCCCAGCTTGGAGATCTGATTGAGATTTTCCGCCCCATCTACAGACACTGGGCCATCTATGTTGGTGACGGATATGTGATCCACCTGGCCCCGCCAA GTGAAATCGCGGGAGCTGGTGCGGCCAGCATCATGTCTGCCCTGACTGACAAGGCCATAGTGAAGAAGGAACTACTGTGTGATGTGGCCGGGAGAGACAAATACCACGTCAATAACAAACACGATGGCAAGTACCCACCGCTGCCTCCCAGCAAAATCGTCCAGCGGGCGGAGGAGCTGGTGGGGCAGGAGATGCTGTACAAGCTGACCAGCGAGAACTGTGAGCACTTTGTCAATGACCTGCGCTACGGAGTCCCGCGCAGTGACCAG GTCAGAGATACCGTGATGGCAGTTGGCATTGCAGGAGTGGGCTTGGCAGTCATGGGCCTCATTGGCGTTATCTCCTCAAGAAACAAGCGACAAAAGCAATaa